A stretch of Bradyrhizobium sp. CCBAU 53338 DNA encodes these proteins:
- a CDS encoding SDR family NAD(P)-dependent oxidoreductase: protein MTLFDMKGKVAVITGSTRGIGLAIAERMAEHGAKVVISSRKADVCEEVAKGINDKFGKGTAVAIAANISSKENLQNLVDESNRAFGKIDVLVCNAASNPYYGPLAGISDDQFRKILDNNIVANNWLISMVVPQMIERKDGSVIIVSSIGGLKGSTILGAYAISKAADMQLARNLACEYGKHNIRVNCIAPGLIKTDFAKALWDNPENLKASTSRSPLLRIGIPDEIAGAAVFLGSKAGDFMTGQTMVIDGGATIS, encoded by the coding sequence ATGACCTTGTTCGACATGAAGGGGAAAGTCGCCGTCATCACCGGCTCGACGCGCGGCATCGGACTTGCGATCGCGGAACGCATGGCGGAGCACGGCGCCAAGGTCGTGATTTCGTCGCGCAAGGCGGACGTCTGCGAAGAGGTCGCCAAGGGCATCAACGACAAGTTCGGCAAGGGCACTGCGGTCGCGATCGCCGCCAACATCTCCTCGAAGGAAAATCTGCAGAACCTCGTCGACGAGAGCAACCGCGCCTTCGGCAAGATCGACGTGCTGGTCTGCAATGCGGCGTCCAATCCGTATTACGGTCCGCTCGCCGGCATCTCCGATGATCAATTCCGAAAGATTCTCGACAACAACATCGTCGCCAACAACTGGTTGATCTCGATGGTGGTGCCGCAGATGATCGAGCGCAAGGACGGCTCCGTCATCATCGTCTCTTCGATCGGCGGCCTGAAGGGCTCGACCATCCTCGGCGCCTACGCGATCTCGAAGGCTGCCGACATGCAACTCGCGCGCAACCTCGCCTGCGAATACGGCAAGCACAACATCCGCGTGAACTGCATCGCGCCCGGCCTGATCAAGACCGACTTTGCCAAAGCGCTGTGGGACAATCCGGAGAATTTGAAAGCCTCGACCTCGCGCTCGCCGTTGCTGCGCATCGGCATCCCCGACGAGATCGCCGGCGCGGCGGTGTTCCTCGGTTCGAAGGCCGGCGACTTCATGACCGGCCAGACCATGGTGATCGACGGCGGCGCGACGATCAGCTGA